The Coffea arabica cultivar ET-39 chromosome 3c, Coffea Arabica ET-39 HiFi, whole genome shotgun sequence genome contains a region encoding:
- the LOC113735980 gene encoding uncharacterized protein: MWTYNSREDIEFKKGQLFTNVDAFRAALKDYVIQKGFPIKRPKNEKTRCTAICDVDRCTWRIHASPVADSVTFMIKSYTPEHTCVMDNKNREAISDWMAKKLIAVIRTHPHLPRKGIEAEMLKYGVHPSKQQVYRAKQKAREEIEGTHSESFSKLQKYAVFLRQHNPGSLCSFGGVLLTAVALDANNSIFPIVFTNAEVENKETWRWFFYFFEEFFGPFHNNSHLTVMSDRQKGLNLTYEELLPSAIGRYCCRHICSNFKYQFPRILLTSFFWQAAKSYDAIGFREAMQRIKDMNIEAWRYLSKIPVGMHSQQN; encoded by the exons ATGTGGACTTACAATTCAAGAGAGGACATAGAATTCAAGAAGGGACAGCTATTCACTAATGTTGATGCCTTTAGAGCAGCACTGAAGGATTATGTGATCCAAAAAGGATTTCCCATCAAAAGGCCGAAGAATGAGAAAACCAGGTGTACTGCAATCTGTGATGTTGATAGATGTACTTGGAGGATTCATGCGTCTCCTGTAGCTGATTCAGTAACATTTATGATTAAATCATACACACCTGAACACACATGTGTGATGGATAACAAAAATCGTGAGGCCATCTCTGATTGGATGGCCAAGAAACTGATAGCTGTGATAAGAACCCATCCTCACCTGCCAAGAAAGGGCATTGAAGCTGAGATGCTAAAATATGGTGTGCATCCTAGCAAACAGCAAGTTTATAGAGCCAAACAAAAGGCAAGAGAAGAGATTGAAGGCACACATTCTGAATCATTTAGTAAACTGCAAAAGTATGCTGTGTTTCTAAGGCAACATAATCCTGGTAGTCTTT GTAGTTTTGGTGGAGTATTGCTGACTGCTGTTGCATTGGATGCTAATAACAGCATATTTCCCATTGTATTTACTAATGCTGAGGTCGAAAACAAAGAGACTTGGAGAtggttcttttatttctttgaagaatTCTTTGGACCATTCCATAACAATTCCCACTTAACTGTAATGAGTGATAGACAGAAG ggGCTGAACCTTACATATGAAGAGCTACTCCCATCTGCAATTGGAAGATACTGTTGCAGGCATATTTGCAGTAACTTCAAGTATCAGTTTCCTAGAATATTGTTGACCAGTTTCTTTTGGCAGGCTGCTAAGAGTTATGATGCAATTGGATTTAGAGAAGCAATGCAGAGAATCAAGGACATGAATATAGAAGCATGGAGGTACTTATCCAAGATTCCAGTAGGCATGCATTCTCAACAGAATTGA
- the LOC140037995 gene encoding putative disease resistance protein RGA3 — MHDFVHDLASSVSSAKSRCFALSTLSEAPQNLLEEKARNLRTLFLKYDVSHQVLLEFVLLRVLNLEGADLVKELPSKINKLTHLRYLDVSGTQIKVLPNSICKLYNLQTLRALHLHGSIDKFPQNFHNLISLRHLHFYFPERFQMPFGIGKLTDLQTLSCFNVDQEKGHRISELGCLNNLGGELKIRNLELVNDAEEARSANLSGKPNIYKLEYYWGTNRQGDNRDENVLTGLQPHPNIKSLKIENFMGNEFPVWAMKMAVKIENAWLLLENLVEIELVQCKRCQKIPMLGHLLFLQCLRLQGLTNVRIIAPPSYGTDYYIGSNCSSLGRAIWFPALENLFLEEMMSLV; from the coding sequence ATGCATGATTTTGTGCATGATCTTGCAAGTTCTGTTTCAAGTGCCAAAAGCAGATGCTTCGCATTGAGCACATTGAGTGAAGCACCACAAAATCTGCTGGAAGAAAAGGCAAGAAATCTGCGCACGTTGTTCTTGAAATATGATGTTTCTCACCAAGTATTGCTAGAGTTTGTACTCTTGCGTGTACTAAATTTGGAGGGTGCAGATCTTGTTAAGGAACTGCCCTCCAAAATCAACAAGCTAACACATTTAAGATATCTTGATGTGTCAGGAACCCAAATTAAGGTTCTGCCAAACTCCATTTGCAAGTTGTATAATTTGCAAACTCTGAGGGCCCTCCATCTACATGGTTCTATCGATAAGTTTCCACAAAATTTTCATAACTTGATCAGCTTGAGACACCTTCATTTTTACTTTCCTGAAAGATTTCAAATGCCATTTGGGATAGGAAAACTGACTGATCTTCAAACATTGTCATGCTTTAATGTGGATCAAGAGAAGGGCCATAGAATTAGCGAGCTGGGGTGCTTGAATAACCTTGGAGGTGAATTGAAGATACGCAATCTAGAACTGGTGAATGATGCAGAAGAAGCCAGAAGTGCAAATTTATCTGGAAAGCCAAATATCTACAAATTGGAATATTACTGGGGAACAAATAGACAAGGCGACAACCGGGACGAAAATGTACTGACAGGCCTCCAACCTCACCCAAATATAAAAAGCTTGAAGATAGAGAACTTCATGGGCAATGAGTTTCCTGTGTGGGCTATGAAAATGGCTGTCAAAATCGAGAATGCATGGTTATTACTTGAGAATTTGGTGGAGATAGAACTAGTCCAGTGTAAAAGATGTCAAAAAATTCCAATGCTCGGGCATTTACTATTTCTCCAGTGTCTCAGATTGCAAGGGCTTACTAATGTAAGAATTATAGCTCCTCCATCTTATGGAACTGATTACTACATTGGATCGAACTGTAGTAGTCTAGGTAGAGCCATATGGTTTCCAGCACTTGAAAATCTCTTTCTAGAGGAAATGATGAGCTTGGTATAA
- the LOC113735981 gene encoding putative disease resistance protein RGA4, translated as MAELAVLSASVKAIVHGPLDKVISLVNKEFSLIYGFKKDLEKLRGSLVMIQAFLRDAERRPVGEEAVKLWLQKLEGVAYDADDVLDEMNYKILQHKVKLQKKVESKEAYEFGHQFHIRDVDAYSAAGAVFSHSIARSRETDSVSVDPNVLGRDNDKSDLVKTLMRSRDEVVSVIPIVGMGGLGKTTLARLIYNDERIKNYFDARIWVCVSENFDVTKLFAMMLESLTQSHVEVQGREAIVKNLQKAIGVGRYLLILDDVWNDKADKWGDFKRSMEGINTTKGNSIVVTTRSEQVASIVATLPQHFLRKLSEEDCLSILKARAFPGGEAPRELDTIGKKIAAKCQGLPLAANLVGGILRNKGKSEWMLILNEGLSQVNGDENGSSILQILKLSFDHLPTPAAKKCFAYWSIFNKDFNLKKEQVVQLWMAEGFLYSNQGSDVMEKTGIKIFHLLLQNC; from the exons ATGGCTGAGCTAGCTGTGCTTAGTGCCTCGGTGAAGGCCATTGTACACGGTCCGCTGGATAAGGTGATTTCTTTAGTCAACAAAGAATTTAGCCTGATCTACGGCTTCAAGAAAGATCTTGAAAAGCTGAGAGGATCACTGGTCATGATACAGGCCTTCTTGCGAGATGCTGAGAGACGACCAGTTGGAGAAGAAGCTGTAAAACTGTGGTTGCAGAAACTTGAAGGCGTGGCTTATGATGCCGATGATGTATTGGATGAGATGAACTACAAAATTCTCCAACACAAAGTAAAGCTACAGAAGAAAGTGGAAAGCAAG GAAGCATATGAGTTTGGCCATCAGTTCCATATCAGAGATGTGGATGCATATTCTGCTGCTGGTGCTGTGTTTTCTCATTCCATAGCAAGAAGCAGAGAGACTGACTCAGTAAGTGTTGATCCTAATGTTCTGGGAAGAGATAATGATAAATCTGATTTAGtgaaaacattgatgagatCAAGGGATGAAGTTGTTTCAGTTATTCCCATTGTGGGAATGGGTGGATTGGGGAAAACAACTTTAGCTCGGTTAATATACAATGATGAAAGAATTAAGAACTACTTTGATGCAAGAATTTGGGTTTGTGTatctgaaaattttgatgtaacTAAGCTTTTTGCCATGATGCTCGAATCATTGACACAATCACATGTTGAAGTACAGGGTAGGGAAGCCATAGTGAAAAACCTTCAAAAGGCTATAGGGGTTGGAAGATATCTTCTCATACTAGATGATGTTTGGAATGATAAAGCTGATAAATGGGGTGATTTTAAAAGATCAATGGAAGGGATCAACACAACCAAGGGAAATAGCATTGTTGTGACTACACGTAGTGAACAAGTAGCTTCAATTGTTGCGACGCTACCCCAACATTTCCTTAGAAAGTTATCTGAAGAAGATTGTCTGTCAATATTGAAAGCTAGAGCATTCCCAGGAGGAGAAGCTCCAAGGGAATTGGACACCATAGGGAAGAAAATTGCAGCCAAGTGTCAAGGTTTACCATTAGCAGCAAATCTGGTAGGAGGAATTTTACGCAACAAGGGGAAATCTGAGTGGATGTTAATTTTGAATGAAGGCCTTTCTCAAGTAAATGGAGATGAAAATGGAAGTAGTATCTTGCAAATACTGAAGTTGAGCTTTGATCATTTGCCAACTCCTGCTGCTAAAAAATGCTTTGCTTATTGGTCAATCTTTAACAAGGATTTCAATTTGAAAAAGGAACAAGTGGTTCAACTATGGATGGCAGAAGGATTTTTGTATTCCAATCAAGGAAGTGATGTGATGGAGAAAACGGGGATAAAGATTTTCCACCTTTTACTGCAAAACTGCTAA